Within Anguilla anguilla isolate fAngAng1 chromosome 11, fAngAng1.pri, whole genome shotgun sequence, the genomic segment AagtgaacagaagaaaaaaatggttaCTGCAAACAAACTGGGGGAAAAGCCAGTCACTGCAAACAAACGGGGGGACAAGCCagtcactgcacacaaacagggGGAAAGGCCAGTCACTGCAATCAAACTGGGGGAAAGGCCagtcactgcacacaaacagggGGAAAGGCCagtcactgcacacaaacagggGGAAAAGCCAGTCACTGCAATCAAACTGGGGGAAAAGCCAGTCACTGCAAACAAACTGGGGGAAAAGCCAGTCAATGCAAACAAACGAGGGGACAAGCCAGTCACTGCAAATGAACAGGAGGAAAAGCCAGTCACTGAAAAGGTGGAAAAGCCGGTCATTGTTGAGGATCAGGCCAGAGGGCAGAAAGAGTTGTGGTCTGCCAGATTGACTGATTTTCTTCCGTCTCCTTCACCCATAGAGAGGATGAGATGTAAGGCCTACAGCGCACTGATTCACAGAGTGTGGAGGAGAGCTGGTGAAATGGGAGGGGCCTGATAGTTATGGAAAGCCAATGGTGCCAAAAATATTTCTCATCAGTTATTTTTGACCTGATGAAATGTTTGCCATGTAAACAGGGGAAAACTGCCTGTCACTTTCACAAATAGAATGAATGTGTCAACAGGCCAGTTTTTCAACGCCTTAAAATTTCAGGTTAAATTTTAACACGTGTTAAAATTTGACGCGTTGAGGTGTTTGAGGTGTGTGGCAAGCCAAGCGTAAAGGCACATCACGATCTCATGAATGTAACGGAGCACGTCAGCGTGCTCAGGAAATGTAGCGGTGACACATGTCTTGATGCTATTTGCTAATCTACTCACAATTCCTGCGTTGCTATTGGCCGAGGTGCTTTTAAGCGTGTTGAGGGGTAACAATATTGCCGTGTCAACAGGTCAAAAATAACCGCAATGAGacatattttaaagattttgcaTCGATGGCTTTCCATAGGCAGTGTACAACACGAGCAGATGACTGATTATCTTTAATGAAGTGTTTGTGTCCcccaatattcagaacaagtttattttttcatgattttatgTTCATAAGTGGTATTGTGTAACATAATATGTCTAAAATTCTCAGGagtgttttcacatttcagccacatttcaaatatgtatttaacgAGGTTCAGCTgagattttaattgtattttaatcaTGGTAATgtcttgtatgtatttgtaatgTATTACCTTGTGTCCTTGTGTGGAGGACCATATAATGGTAATATTGGTTCCTTTTAACAgagtaacattttttaattgactaATATGTATTTATGTCTTAATTGTATGATTTGCGGTATGTGTGCGGTGTtaataatttgattatttaattaattatgcgCAGAGCACTAAACTGAGAGAGTCAGgcgtgtagtgtagtgtgtaatCTGAGGTTAAAGAGCAGCCGGAGTGGGTGCAGGTAGTGTGTTGTGTAGGATGGTGTTTGCGATGTGACTGTTGTGCTTCTTGTAGCTGCAGGGGAATCGGAGGCCGTGTCGGGATCACCGATCTCCCCCTTGCGCTCCCCCGATGCGCTCCCCCTTCCCCTGGAGGTGGCCGCCGGGGCCTTCACAGGGATCCAGGCCTCCTCCTTCTACAGATCGGAGAGAGGCAGCAGCGCGCGGAAGACTCCCTCCGCCCCGTCTCTGAGCCGCCTCCAGGCCGTCCCTACCGTGAGTCTCTCATTTCTGCTGTCTTCCCCGCGGTTACAGATCTGCGCTACGCAAACGCGTTCCCCACTGGCACCCTTACGTATCCCGGCGTTGACGTGTGAGAAACGTTAGCAACGAAAAATGTGATGTGTGCAGCAGGGTTTTCATTAGAATTAAAATTAATGATTGGTGCTGGCGTGGAACCCGGTCCTGAGAGCGGGGCTCACCGGCGACTTCGCCCAGCCGGTCCGACTTCGCCCCTCAGGCGGACAGCTCACGCTGGTCAGGGTTTGCTTtagttcagttttgtttctcttttttatattttgtattttttttaaaaataaaatcaagtcaGTCCCTGCTTCCTGTGCAAATGCGGTGTGTCGTTGGGCCAGCGCGATAATGCAAGAACCCAACCAGAAGAGTCCCGAGGGTGGCTACTGGTCCTTCAGCGGCTGTGTGTTCCGTTACAGATCAGTTACAGATCTGTGCCGTTACACCCAGAACTACGTCATTAcaccaaaaaatgtcattacacCCAGCTAGCATGCGCATCAGATGCAGAACTgtgtgtggcaaacacgcctgccacaggccaccaaagtggctttccttggggccctccagcacagagacacagggagatgatgttcaagcagtccagattttattgtacaagggtttggcaagatggtaacgccaaatgagcagatgtaaaaaccctgtcatgacagagagctcctgatgtgggtggggatggcagatttaacctgtgcgcagtgattacctcactacgcacaggtgcagccactcctgttcctgggtccaattagcctggccaattatctaattcttaaccaattatccaattggccaggtctaattagcttgacccagggcaggtgtggctgcttaaaccagccatccccacaccacactgtGTTACTGAACTGTGACGTTACACCCAGCTAGCATGCGCATCAGATGCAGAACTGTGTTACTGAACTGTGACGTTACACCCAGCTAGCATGCGCATCAGATGCAGAACTGTTACTGAACTGTGACATGCACCCAGCTAGCATGCACATCAGATGCAGAACTGTGTTACTGAACAGTGACGTTACACCCAGCTAGCATGCGCATCAGATGCAGAACTGTGTTACTGAACTGTGACGTTACACCCAGCTAGCATGCGCATCAGATGCAGAACTGTGTTACTGAACTGTGACGTTACACCCAGCTAGCATGCGCATCAGATGCAGAACTGTGTTACTGAACTGTGACGTTACACCCAGCTAGCATGCGCAGTTACTGAAATGTGCCGTTGCACCCAAGCTGTGGCATCAGCACAGCTATCAGCGACTCTGCGTTTAGTGAAGCAGCGCTACAGAGTCAGGGAAAGTAGCCAGGATGCTGATCGGCCACATGAGAAGGCAGAACAGTGGGTGGATGTTTCTGCTGCTGGCGGACTGCAGAGAGAGCTGTCCAGCAGCACCATAACTTGACGCCCCCGTACCCTTTACCCCCTCAGCCCGTCCTGagtcccctccaccccctccagaGCGCCTCGCCTCCTCTCCTGACCTCCACGGCCCTGGAGCCCTCTGTCCCAAACTCGCCCTTTCTGGAGGACTCGCTGGGCCTGCCAGCCTGTCTGGATTCCTTCAAGAGCAGCTCCTCACAGTCCATCCCGCTGCCGGTAGGGGGCTCAGCTTCGCACCCCACTGACACCGGACAGCTGGCCAGAAGAAagcctgtctgcgtgtgtccTTCACGCCAGAACTGTTCTGTAAAATAATCACTTGTCTGCTGtctcttatttttaaatttcagaaaaGGTCAGGTTTTCCTGAGTTACAGGTGTAGCCTGATATTATTAAGCATCTCCTCTGTGTCAACCTGTTTAAAGTTCTAAAAATCCCTAATTTACGCACAGTGCACTTGTCCCTGCTGTGTGGACAGACACCCTTAACATTATTTTAGGATTTCGCATTAAGCATGGCTGAAAGTCACCGGGCCAAGAAATGTTGCAATGTAGCCACTAGAGCTGAGTTGACCGTAGAATGTAAGAATATAGATATCTTATAGAATATAGATATCTTATAGAATATAGATATTCCTGTGACAACGTGTTATTCCGCAAGTAgattttgattaaattaatatgtCTACAAACAGAACCATTTGCATATCCTATTCCTGAAACATGAATTTATGCTAATGCCGTAACCGGCATTCAGATGTGTAAATTTAATTTGTCTAAATGAACGCTGGATATATATAGTAGTGGttttcatgtactgtataatTAGCCCACAAAAATTCCATCTGAGTCCCCAATATTCATGACCTTTGGGCGGGGTGaccagtggggggaaaaaatcagcgTCTAACCCCGTATTTGATACATAAAGACTAAATAAGTTTTAAAGTGCTTAAAagttaatgtgttttatgaCAGAAGCTGCCATCTTCCAATGAACAGTTCAAAGAGCATATGTCAGGTAAATCACTGCTTATCCTTCCTGATTTCAGGCTGAGTTAACTGTTTGCCAGCTGATTTCAGAGAGACGTTAGCATATGCTCAGCTGGTTTCAGAAAGAGCAAgttatttagctatttttatTAAGCTATTTTTCTACTGATTTCAGAGAGACTGTCAGCTATTTGTTAAATGATTTGAGTGTTAGCCGTTTGTCCGCTGATTTGAAAGCACTTTAGCTTGTTTGCTAACTGATTTTAGAGAGTGggttagctgtttctcagctgtTTTGCGAGTTAGCTGCTTGTTAGCGgattagagagagggagctagctgcttgttagcggattagagagagggagatagctgcttgttagcggattagagagagggagctagctgcttgttagcggatcagagagagggagctggatGCTTGTTAGATTTGAGAGAGGGAGCTAGCTGCTTGTTAGCAGATTTGAGAGAGGGAGCTAGCTGCTTGTTAGCGGATTAGAGAGCGGGAGCTAGCTGCTTGTTAGCGgattagagagagggagctagctGCTTGTTAGCAGATTAGAAAGAGGGAGCTAGCTGCTTGTTAGcggatcagagagagggagctagctgcttgttagcggattagagagagggagctagctgcttgttagcggatcagagagagggagctagctgcttgttagcggattagagagagggagctagctgcttgttagcggattagagagagggagctagctGCTTGTTAGCAGATTTGAGAGAGGGAGCCAGCTGCTTATTAGTGgattagagagagggagctagctGCTTATTAGCGGATTTGCGAGAGGGAGCTAGCTGCTTGTTAGCGgattagagagagggagctagctgcttgttagcggattagagagagggagctagctGCTTGTTAGCAGATTTGAGAGAGGGAGCCAGCTGCTTATTAGTGgattagagagagggagctagctGCTTATTAGCGGATTTGCGAGAGGGAGCTAGCTGCTTGTTAGCGGATTTGAGAGAGGGAGCCAGCTGCTTGTTAGCGGATCAGAGAGCGGGAGCTAGCTGCTTGTTAGCGgattagagagagggagctagctGCTTGTTAGCAGATTAGAAAGAGGGAGCTAGCTGCTTGTTAGCGGATCAGAGAGCGGGAGCTAGCTGCTTGTTAGCGgattagagagagggagctagctGCTTGTTAGCAGATTAGAAAGAGGGAGCTAGCTGCTTGTTAGCGGATCAGAGAGCGGGAGCTAGCTGCTTGCTCATCTCTGGACCCTGTCTCGTGTGCGGTCCTCAGGCCCTGGCTTGGGCCGGAAGCGCCCGCCCTCCCACCACAGCTCCAGTGCTtctgaggaggaagaagaagagggaagAGGCTCAGGGACAGGGCAGAGGATGAGCATGCGGCCCAGGAAGCTGTTCAAGaccagggaggaagaggaggaggaggaggaggaggaaggtgtGTGTCAGACTGAGATGGGCAGGGCATGTATCagggtgaaagggggggggggggtgtgggtgtgtcaggGTAGGGGCTGTGAGAAAGCTGAGGACAGCAGTCTGAAATAATTGGAGTGTGCTCGTGTGACGGGCCATACGCATGAACTGGAATGCGATGTGTAACTTTTGTAAATCCTCACCCCAGTTTACAGCCTGACCTGCCCTCTGAAGGAGGGAGGCGAGGtcaggcaggagagagggccCACTGTGGCAGCACCAGGCCAAGGAGAAAGCCTCACGGATGCAGGTAGCAACATGCAGCAGAGATCATATTGTCTGATCAGCGCTGGTTCTGGAGATCAATGCCTGGGTGCCAGAGTTTTTAAGGCTTTGGAACTAATTGAAAAAGTTAGCTATGGATTCCAGATCAAAAGGTTATAGTTTAAATAATacttaaatatatacaaattgCAGATGTGCgattgtatgtttgtttagACGTATGAAGATGATAGTATTTTTGTGGATGTcagtgagggggggtgtgtttcttttgcagtgAGAGATGCGGAGCTGTGCTCTGTGGTGTCGTCCCGTGTGGTGTCCAGTTTCTGGGAGGCCAACATGGAGGGCGCTGGGGATCTTGAAGCTCCGGAATTCAACGCCTCACAGTACATGAGCTCCATGTGCCGCCAGTTCAACTCTGAACTCCAGCGTAAGATACAGGTAAGGGACTTTATTTGATGAAGTGGCTTAACATAGTAGGAGAATTTACCGATGGCTGTGGCGTGCTTTGTACATGTATTTGTTTCTCTTCAGAATCGTTCCAGAAGGATGGATCACTTTGCCAAGCAGTCTCTGAAGACTGTTCAGCAGCATGTGTCTTCCGTTAGCGTGCAGATTCATCAGTACAGGtgagttttttttagtttgagtTCTGTCAGCAGTATTTAGTGAGTTCCTGTCTGTGCAGATCTCCACAGTATTTAGTGAGTCCCTGTCTGTGTAGATCTCCGCAGTATTAAGTGAGTTCCTCTTTGTGCAGATCTCAGAAGTTGGAGAAGATCAGAGGTGTGCTGCTAGAAGAGATCCACAACTTGGAGAAGGACAACTCCGACCTGAAGGACGTGGAAAAGGAACTGACTGTGTGTCCCTTTTAACATGTAGATTTTATTGGAATTATACAGTGTGAAAAccaaatttgttttcataaacacTGCAGACAAGTCCACAGACCCTGTGGAATCACTTTTTTTCCTTGCATTACAGGtttttttaagataaaatataaagatgtttaCTCAACTTCTCCCGGATTTATAATCAGGGAAAGTACATTTGATGTGACTTACATCACTTCAAACAGGAGAGCTGGAGGTCTGACAGGGTGTCTGTCCTGTTGGAATATTCACTTTAAGTTCACATGTCAAACATAAGCAACACGGTCTACAAAATGCCACATCCACTTGTAGTTGGCAGTCCTTTCCAGATAACTCATTTAAAATCTCAACTGAATCAATTGGGTCTAATATAGaagtatttgtatttggttgtTTGTCTTTAAGGTGCGCAGGATTTACTATGCAGTGGTTCTTCTAGAGTAATTATAAAAAGCTGCACCCTTCCGGATGTTTCCTCAACCCTTAGTGTTGGAGAAAGGTCCTCTTAGATGCACCAGAAGCTGGTGCGAGTAGACTAAGCCCTTAGTGTTGGAGAAAGGTCCttgtggaggggtggtggggttaGGGAACCATATGAATGAATATGTCGTTTATTTCAGTCACACATAATAAGGAACAAAATTTGATAAGTTGTGTGGATATGCAACGGACAATACATCATACGTGTTTACACGAATCCATTTCACACAATAAAATTTGCATAATCAATGACCGAAAAAGGAATAGGCTGAAGCCCAAGGCTTATTATTGCCTATCCTATCTGCgggcggagagggagcggtttagcCGACACTGCAACCCCCAAGTGTGTGCAGTCACGATTAGCTGTGACAAGCTGGTGCAAGTAGAGTGAAGTTAATCGGCAGCCTGTGTCTTTCTCAGACGTACTGGAGGAAGCAGACCCAGGCCTTTCACTcttaccaggagagagagagcaaaaggtgagagtgcccctgtgtgtgacagtgcccctgtgtgtgtgaatgcccCTGTGTGAGATTGCCCCTTTATATGGGAATGCCCCTGTGTGAGTGCCCATGTGAGAGAATCCCCCTGTGTGAGAATGCCCTTGTGTGTGAGACTGCCCCTGCGTGTGAGAATGCTCCAGTGTGAGAGAATGCTCCTGTGTGAGAGAATGCCGCTGTGTGAGATTGCCCCTGTGTGAGATTACCCTGGTGTGGAACAGTGCCCGTGTGAGAatgcttctgtgtgtgaatgtccgTGTGAGAGAATCCTCCTGTGTGAGAATTCCCTtgtgtgtgagactgctccTGTGTGTGAGATTGCCCCTGTGTGAGACTGCTCCTGTGTGTGAGATTGCCCCTGTGTGAGATTGCCCCTGCGTATGAGGGACCCCCTGTGTGAGAATGCCCCTGTGTGTATCCTGCATGGAGAGTCACTACACTCACTACATGAACAATCATAACTTTCAGTGCTATTCTTACTTGGTAATCTTTATACCAGCGATACACCATAATGGCATTGAAATCAGAATTAAGATAATAGacatgaataaaacaacaatgcaGTTAAAATAGTTATATAAGGTATAAGCAGGGTTAAAAATAGGTctgtaaatgttatttaaaacagGGCAGAAAGTAATAAATATCTGTACTTTTTTGCTTTGGGACAGTGAGGTGGTCTTGAAGGTGCCTTAAATGGCTGTTAGATCAGGTTAAACAACAGTGTGTGTCCGTTAGATCAGATTaaagagcacagtgtgtgtcGATTCCTCTCACAGGCTCCAGAACCTGAGGAGCACCTTCCAGAAGAATGTGTGTCACAGCCTTGAGTACGAGGAACAGATCTTCACATCTGAGGTGAAACTTCTAAGCTATCTACTCGCTTCTTCATTTTTTGTAGGCAGAAACACATGCTGATCTACCTTTGTATTTCTGTTGTTTGTTAGAAAGGGAGAATGCACGGCTGTATGTTTCTGCTAGATCTGTGTAAGAGTATCGGGTTTAGCCAAAAGTTATTTTATGTATCTTTGTGTTTTCTTCTCATGTGTATCTAAAACAGCATGGTGCATTAGAGAGTACCATAGAAGCAGCTAAACTTGAGTTTATACCTCTGCTGTTAAACTTGAGCTCTCATACACagatacgcgcgcacacatacacacgtgcacatacatgtgTTTCTGCGACTTGCATTCTGAAATTGCTGATTTCTGTCATCAAGACTAatcttttttccacaaaaatcaaaatcaaaaatttTTTTCAGATGTGCCTGATGAGGGAAGACATGAAGTCTGTTCAGGACAAACTATTTAAGGACATGGTGAGTGGGCAGCTTACAGTCTACGGTGTCGCCTGGTTTATCTTTCCTGGCTCTCTTATAACAGGGGTGCTGGAAACAGGGCAGGATTTGCAGGTCAGTGTGAGCTCCAGCGCTCGCAGGCCCTGAACCAGGGGTGGTCACTGGAGTGAAAGAGCCAGAGACTCGCTTTTGAACGTGCCTTTAATTCATCCCCAACTGGCCATCACTGACTCTCACCCAGGCCTCCAGGTTCCTCATGCGAGAAGATCCAGGGAGGGAGGCGGAAACCTAGTTAAACGGTTGAAATGGAGAATGGGCCTCTAGTGGCGCGGTCCGTAGAGCGctatgcacatgctcagtgcgaGCCGCGATGTTGGCAGTTCGAATCCGACtgccgacctttgtcgcacgtctctccctctctctctcctcctaatttttcctgtctctctacactgtcctatccaaataaagctgaaaaagccccaAAAAAGGCTGAAACTGAGAAGAAACCAACAGAAACCCTCTTAAAACATTGATTCAGATGTTAATAATGGGTATACAACTGAATCAGCTGGGTATTTGTTCCTTTCTTCTTTCTATCAAACTTTAGCAAGCTTTGCCTCCCTTGCCTCTGACCAGCCGCCGCTGAAATGTAATTGGGCACCAAGGCCAAATCAGAAGACGGAACAACCAAAATCGAATTCAACATCAGGGCATTGAGGAGATTGCAGAACCAATTATACTGTAAATTCATACAGTGAAAATTCATGGGGGAGAGCATGCAACTGCATGAAACTCTTTATTTATATCAAAATATGGAAGGGACTAGTAAGTGTTCAGGTTGTTCTAAACTAAACctgtttatttgtatatataaagTAAATATGTCAGGTACCAGTAAGTTCTCAAATTGGATTTAGATGGCTGATCCATTTCACTCACAAAGGCAATAATATGGTGCAGTAGATATAGCACTGTCACTTAACAGCCAGAAGGTTCTGTGTTTGAATCCCGGACAGGGCCttactgtgtggagtttgcgtgggTTTTCTACATGTGCTCTGGTTTCCTCCACAGTCCAAATGCATGCGGGTTAGGCTATTTAGGGGCATTCACAGGGTGTTGCTGTAAACGAGTGCTCCAGTCAACCTACCTGTAGCAATAAagattcataaataataaataaatattctgaaacatttgaaTCGTTTAACCTCGTCTTAACTAAAAACCCTGAGCGTGGAATGAATGGACTTGCTGATATCCAAACTGACAGTGCATGAATAGTTGGCTCCACCTAGTCCTTCATGGTTGATAGCCCTTCCAGACAAAAATAGCTCTAGTGTaagtgtttcattttcagtgtgtcCTCTAAAAGGAGCACAACCAGCACATGTGTGAAGAGACACAGCAAATGGGAAAGACTTCATAAACCAAATTTTCAAACATACATCcttaatttccatttaaagaataaggaattaaaattttctacatttttgtgtgggtgtttggTACTAATGGGTAGTGTGAGGGGgagtgttgcctgtgtgtgtgggtgggtgggtgggtgtttggTACACTAATGGGTAGTGTGAGGGGgggtgttgtctgtgtgtgtgtgcatgtttgagggggagtgttgtctgtgtgtgggtgtttggtACACTAATGGGTAGTGTGAAGGGGaatattgtctgtgtgtgtgtgtgtgtatgtttggtaCACTAATGGGCAGTGTGAGGGGgagtgttgtctgtgtgtgtgtgtgtgtgtgtgtgtgtgtttggtacaTTAATGCTGCTGTGCGCTTTGTTTCGACAGCAAGAGGAGGAAATGCTGAGTGTCCGTAGAGGACTGCAGGCTCTCTTCCTGCCAGAGGGATGCAGATTCTGATCAGAGGACAAATATTACCTTCGTACACCTGAGTTTAATTGTCTCTCAGTAACACCCACTGGGTTGAATCATCTCAGtatcacatacagtattttaacaTTGCTGAGTAACAAACACAGTATTCTAGCATCTCTAAATATATGCACAGTATCCTAGCATCTCTAAGTAACACGCAGAGGGAAGTGCATGTTTCTCTGCTGTTTGTATttagtttttcaaaaataaacaaaacaatctgaAGTATTTTAATACAGGATTTCATGAAATGTCattattaacatattttttcactAGAACCTATATATATTCAAGTAAGCGTGTgatgtttatttgaaaatgtgctcTGTTTTAGAGCAGTGTCAGTTTAATGGTGCAGTTTTGAGAACAAATACTGTAGTTACAAGTTTCAAATGTTCTGTAACAGAAGCAGGTTCAGCTGCAATTGAATGGCTGTAATTGAATAGATTATATTAACACttctcattgtgatgtcactgaactGCTGTGATTGAAAGGATTAAATTAACACTATTCTCAATGTTATGTCATCGAACAGCTGCGATTAAAAGGATCACATATACACTATtcttattgtgatgtcactggacaGGTGTGATTGAAAGGATTAATTTAACACttctcattgtgatgtcatgggCTCAAAGTAACATGCATTCAGCTGCCAGGTGGCTGCAACAGGTTCACATAGATCAGGCTATTTAGTTATGTGGGAAGGAAGAGGTAAAGAAGCCCCATTTTAACAAGTTACGTAGCTCTCTAGCTTGCTTAACAATAAAGCTTGTCATTTTTGCTTCCTTTATCACAAGCACCACTTATTGAAGGccagtatttttttcagtaagcTTCTGTCTAACTTGCTATTTATTGACTGATCTGTTTTGTAGGTTTGTGTGACAAAGAGCCTATGTTTGTAGTTGACTATTAAAACACATCTGTATTGTGCATTTGCACTTTGTCTTGATTTTTGGAATAAATGTATATTGTTCAGTAACATTTTCCTTGTGCGATTTGTGTTATGGTTTCAACTCCTGGTATGGATATATAAATGAAGGAACATGCACCCAGTGAAGCCCTACCTGTAAACACGGCCAGTAAATATCACTTGGGAGGATTCAAGTATGTGTAGTATATTCTATTTTTTCTTCAATGGCTTGCCTCTTGTCACAATCTCAACCTCACACTATCTGCAGGAAAGGCTGGGGTTGTGAGATTGGTTTTCTGCAATCTGATTTTTTCTGACAAGTAGACAGGCTGCAGTTGAGCATCTAATAAAACTCTCCAGCCCCTCCActgtttgatttgcatttttgtatttgtgttcagCTGACTGCCTTTATTTCAGGCAAATCGACATCCTTTAAACCACACCCCTGGATGTGAGAACAGCCAATGGGGGCTtgggagacagagagccagCAATCTCATAGTCTACCGCTCTGTTGTATTTGTGAAGGCCTCAGCTTTTGAAATGTGCATAAGAAGATAATTTTTATCCCAAGCAGAGAG encodes:
- the LOC118207915 gene encoding nucleolar and coiled-body phosphoprotein 1-like; this translates as MDQQLELKKNPVPAKEQGEKPVTAGKRGEKPVTASEHGEKPVTASEHGEKPVTAGKCREKPVTASKHGEKPATANEQGGKPMTENEIGKKPVTASEQKKKMVTANKLGEKPVTANKRGDKPVTAHKQGERPVTAIKLGERPVTAHKQGERPVTAHKQGEKPVTAIKLGEKPVTANKLGEKPVNANKRGDKPVTANEQEEKPVTEKVEKPVIVEDQARGQKELWSARLTDFLPSPSPIERMRSAGESEAVSGSPISPLRSPDALPLPLEVAAGAFTGIQASSFYRSERGSSARKTPSAPSLSRLQAVPTPVLSPLHPLQSASPPLLTSTALEPSVPNSPFLEDSLGLPACLDSFKSSSSQSIPLPKLPSSNEQFKEHMSGPGLGRKRPPSHHSSSASEEEEEEGRGSGTGQRMSMRPRKLFKTREEEEEEEEEEVYSLTCPLKEGGEVRQERGPTVAAPGQGESLTDAVRDAELCSVVSSRVVSSFWEANMEGAGDLEAPEFNASQYMSSMCRQFNSELQRKIQNRSRRMDHFAKQSLKTVQQHVSSVSVQIHQYRSQKLEKIRGVLLEEIHNLEKDNSDLKDVEKELTTYWRKQTQAFHSYQERESKRLQNLRSTFQKNVCHSLEYEEQIFTSEMCLMREDMKSVQDKLFKDMQEEEMLSVRRGLQALFLPEGCRF